Within Pseudorca crassidens isolate mPseCra1 chromosome 8, mPseCra1.hap1, whole genome shotgun sequence, the genomic segment gggaactaagatcccacaagcgacGTGGCAcggtcaaagagaaaaaaaaaaaaaaaatcacgtaaTAGAATTAGGAACAAAAACACCGTTATTTGCGGGTCTGAAGCAGGTTCAACCAGCACATGGCAACAGAAACTGTCAGTGCCACTGTCCAATAAAGAAGGCCTAAGCGTTAGTCTTAAAAATCCTAAAAAGAAATTTGATGATCCCAGCTGGTAAGGTTTTCctctttatctctttctctctcaaacaTTTCTCAGCAGGCTAGATGTTTTAGGAAAGGTGTCAACTTTTCTCAATGAACCTATATCCACAGAAATTTGACTAACTGATGAACTGATCCAAGAGgcaatgaaagaaacaaatatgCTTTGACATCTGCACATTTCAAAATGGCTCATTACACAAAACAGAAAGCCAAattatgggtttttaaaattgttttatttgggAAAAGTGCGTCTTACAAAAGGGCAGCTGCAAAATACAGAGACCTCTGCAACAATTACTTGTTTTTGCTTAACGTGAAAGAATGAGTGGTATCCAAGGAATCAAAGCAGTAGATGGACAAATCAGGGGCATCTCCAAGTTATTTTCAGGAAATAGAGCAACAAAACGCAAATTTATAATTTCTGATCAAGGAATTCTTCTAACAATTTAACTTTAGCTTATCTCGTGGATTACCACCTCTCCGTCCCCTTTTAGTGGAAAAGCATGACTTACTACTGCAAACCAATTACTCCACCACAGGAAACACCTTAGAACATAGTTTTGAATCACACCTGTCTAGCTGCAAAGCTCAGGGATGGAATGAGGCAAATACCCACAAAAACGAACAGAAAAACCCGACAACAAAACCCCTCAAATGAGGACAAAGGTTTGTCAAAAAGTGCCTGGACTAGGAAGTCTAGGAGATcataaaacattaaatacaacTGTGTAACTGAGACCCAGTTTGTGTTAATACATGAGACAACCAGATAGTTTGAACTTCTATGGCTAAGCCCATTTCCCTATTTATAGAGACAGAGCTAGCCCTGCTCTATTAACAGCTACCAATGTACTGCTTTGTCCTTTAAGATCTATTTGCCACACGAGGCTGAAACCACTAAACTTGAGTTTTTCCACTAAGGCTACAGACACTGCATCTATGCAGGGATGAGAAGCTTGTTACACACTCACACGTACCAAGTCTATCAGCCCTTGGGAGTCAACTTCCAACTctgcatttattttattccacTATACCTTTATATGTGTTCTTTCACAATTTTCCTATCAGGCTAAACACAGTAAAAATCTCAACACAGTCGCACCTGGTTCTGGTTACCCAGCAGTAGTACTTGTGTGCAATTAAACAAGAGACCAAAACCACAGAACAAGTGCACAGGGTGGGGATTACAGGGCAGGGAACAGATATAAAAACATAGATGTGCAGAATTCACCAGAAACCTCAAGCATCTGCCTAAGTCTATAGCAGAAGGCTACATGCCACAGTTCAGATCCTTCACCTATCACCCCAATTCTTGGACCCCACAGCAGGGCCAATGCTGTTACTTTTGAACCTGGGGTCCTCAAAAGTGAGTACTGCAAATCCAGAAATGCTACCCTTGAACTGTGTGAATCTGGCTGAAAACAGATGACGCAACAAACCTACACTAACTGTCTGACAGTTAAATTCATGTTACAAAAAAAACTaactttaagatttatttttgtaactttctgaaacagagaaaacaacatACTCCTTGGGGAAAGGTGAGGGATTGAGAAGACAGGCCCTGGGTAAAACTTATTACGACAGCACCTGGAGTCGAGAGGCCTGCCTAGGAGAGAACCACGGGCGCTGCCGCCACGAGCGGGCACGGCTGCCGTCTGAGGCTCAGCAGACCAGTTCACACGCCCCGCAAAGCTGCTATAGATCCAAGTCATAAAAATCTTCCAGCTCATCGTGAAACAAGTCCCACTCGTCTTCAGAGTCCGTCAGGTCGTCGTCCCCACCTGCagccaaaagcataagcaacatcTCGCCCAGCTCGAAGGTGACAACCTCTTCGTCGTCGTTGTCGAAGGGGTTGCCGTGCTCTCTTTCCTCAATGAGCTCCCAGAAGTGGTTCCTTCGTTGGGCCTGTAAAAAACAGGGCCGTGATAGGGATGGCACTGCCGAGTAGCATCTTCTATTCTCTTGTTTCTAAGGCAAAACGTCCAGCACACCAGAGGGCATGACGAACCAGACTTCTTATTTAGGGTTTCGACTTTACCAATTCCTCCCCTCTGGTTACTTGAGGCCAACAGCTTAGTCTAGAGCTTTAAGCATTCTAGTTTCTCCTCTCACAGCCCTCCCAGTTTGCCGAAGTTGGTTTCCTCCTTTAATGCTCTAGTCTCGTTCCCAGTGTTAATCTTCTCCTTCCCCTACCCCAATCTGTGTGGGACTCAACTGAGAGTGTGGTATTTCCCCTCCTTCAAAAAAACAGTGAGAGTTACCCGGTATCTGCTTGATGttcccactttctgtctctgtggctcCTCTCTACGGCCATCAGGGTACGCATGCTTGTAAAAACAGTTCCCTCCAAATGGACAGCTCCCGCGTCCTTCATCAAAATACCTGCACGCCTTGTTGCTGGAAAGGAAAATATCGCAACCCTTATTCACAGTGGATTTCAGGTCTGTATTTGACTATCATCCAGGGTTTCTTTAAACAGGGAGGGATAGAACTGGTACGTCTGTTTACATCCCTTCCCAAGGTGTGTTCTTAAACACGTGTGTGCTATTGCATGAAACACTGACCAGAAACGGAAAATGGTCAAGTCTACTGTTTAACAGCCCTAGTACCGCAGATCCAGCAGAGAGAAAACCTtcgagaaagcccacacacaggaaCATAGGACAACTGTAACATGGAATCAGGACAAGGCAGACCCCATTCCTGGGGCTTTAGCTCTCTCAGCAGTGCAGACTTCATCGTAACGCAGCCCTCTGGCGTGCACCCCAAGGACTGTGTTATAGCAAGATACAGAACAGGTTAAGTGTTATCAGCGGTGACAAAATCAACTGTACTGGGAAGTAAAAGAAAGGGTAGGAAGGAGGTAGGAGTATATAATGCAGCACTGTTCTTTTCAAAGTGAACCCAAGCGACGTTGGGATCTTAGGTTGAGAAAAGGCTGCAGTGCTCATACCTCATTGCCTCCTTGTATTTCTGAATGAGtttctgcttctcttctttctcctccacccaGTACTCACTTGGAATGACAAAGTTAGATGTGATGCGGCATTCTGGGCAGGACCTGGGAAACAATGAACAGGCTGCAATGCAAATTCCCCTTCACAGGCCCACTCTCCTTCAAGGACACACCCTGGTGTGTCACCTCCAGGTTTAAAGACTTAACTGAAAGGCAAATGGGCTTTTCCTGAAAGGGTTCCACACACTGGTCACACAACTGACCATTTATTTTGAGGCAAGACAAACTCCTTTATAAATTCAACTCAACGGCTAgccagttcattaaaaaaaaataataacttaggttaaaaaaaaaaaaagaagacatttcacACAGACTCCTTTTTCTTtcgtttaaataaatttatttcttgtaACTTTGCTCTGTTTAGATTATGTAGTTTTTGTTCAGTTATGAGAACAATCTTTAAAGGATGGTGGATTATTGGCTAGCTTAATGGATGGAATAGGAAAGtggaaaatgtaaaatgtcaGGAAACATACATTCAGAGCTAGATAAGTTTGTTCTCTGAACCTAAACTGGCTAATCCATTAAACACAATCTCCTCAGAAAAAAGCACGAAGATTCTACTAACTGATACATATGGTTTCCTCattcaaataaaattagatatatcAACTAATCTAGAAGCTAGctgaaatacaaagaagaaatccCAATTAGAAGAACCCCCAGTTTCAAGATAAAATGCATGCATTTAAATGCGGTCCATCTGGTTGAAAGTTGGCACAAGATACTAAATTCTTCCCCAAAATAGAAAAGCACAAACGAAGACTGGGGAGGAGCCTCACTTTATGATCTTGCTCTCAAATTGCTTAGCACTCCTCCACTTGCGAATACACTTGAGACAGTAGGTGTGGTTGCAGTTGGAGAGGATCCCGAAGCGGCGCTCGCTGGGGTTGGCTTTTTCATAGACCACCTCCATGCAGATCCCACACACCATGTCCTTGCTGCGCTGCACGGCAAACGAGAGCTCCATGTCCTTCTCATGGGCCTCGATGCAAGACTAGAAGAAGTGGAGAGAGGTGCAATCAAGTCATGGAATCACAACAACTTGACAGCTAAAGACTCCTGTGCAGAGAATCGAACAGTCAGGTGAAAAGATAATGTTCCCAATATGACACTGAAAACAGCTTTGTTCACCAGTGAGTACAGGTGCACCGACATCTGGGGACTTCACGATACTATAAAGTCAAACTCTGAGGACTCAACTTCAGGAACTAAAAAATTACctaattttctctattctgcAACTCAACCCCTGCTGTTATTCACACTATAGTTTTTCACACTAAGTTTGTTGATTTTACAGGTTTCTAGATGGAAAATGTAATTAGGATTAAGGCTGTAATTTATAACCTATCAGAAAATAAGGGTGAAGGAAACTAACCTTTATTAGGTGacaattatgtgccaggcatataattcacattcaaaataaaacagctttattgagatataacttacATCCCATATAATGCATTCATTCAAAGTGTACAATGAAATGGTTTTTGGTATATGCACTGAGctatacaaccatcaccacaatcaatactaggacattttcattaccccaaaggGAAACTCCAAACCCACAGCAGTCACTTACTTCCCCCGACTCAACACCTCTAGCCCTAGGCAACGACACATCTGTGGATACGCTTATTCAGGACATTTCGTATAAATACACGGCCCTCTGTGACTGCCTTTGTTCACTTCGCACATTTTCAAGGTATCTATGGTGGCACAATAtatgattatttcattttctttttcttgctgagtaatattccatcgtatggagagaccacagtttgttttcccattttcagatgatggacattttggttgtttctgctttggggctgttatgaatagtgctatgaacactcatgtgcaagtttctgtgtggacatcacatactttttattttaaatgaggtataatttacataacattATATTACACATATTTTAATCTCTAAGAAACATGCTAATTATAGGAAATacaaaaaagcaatagaaaagtcACCCATAGTCCCATATAACCAGttattttagtatatatttttatccttttcctaaacctttttttaaacatctttattggagtataattgctttacataaatgctggtttctgctgtacaacaaagtgaatcagttctacgtatacatatatcgccatatcccctcccttttgcgtctccctcccaccctccctatcccacccctctaggtggtcacaaagcaccgagctgatatccctgtgctatgcggctgcttcccactagctatctattttatatttggtagcatatatatgtccatgccactctctcacttcatcccagcttccccttgcccctccctgtgtcctcaagtcgattctctagtaggtctgtgtctttattcctgtcctgcccctaggttcttcatgactttttttttttttacattccatacaCGTGTtcacatacggtatttgtttttctctttctgacttacttcactctgtatgacacactctaggtccatccacctcactacagataactcaatttcgtttctttttacggctgagtaatattccattgtatatatgtgccacatcttctttatccattcgtctgttgatggacacttaggctaaacttttttttttttttaaaaacaatcccCTGAAGTAGGCACTGCTCTCCCGAATATATACAGGGGTTCAAACTGCTACATCACACAGCCAATACGCTGAGAAGGCAGAGGTCAAACCACACTCCACTGCTTCACCACCACCCACAGCCAAAGTGAGTTTATTAAGAGATGATTATGATTAGAAGCAAAATCTGCTCCAATAAATATAAGGTTTTTAATACAGGGTCTTCCcaacaaaaagaaattcatgcagCAAATGGGCTTAGGAAACCATAGTTTGAAACCTTCATCCATcgctgatgagaatgtaaaacagtgcagtcactgtggagaaaGCTTGGCAGTCGCTCAAAATATGAAGCatagttaccatgtgacccagcaactcTATTCCAAGGTAATCAAGACATATGTCCACCAAAATTTACACACGAATGTTCAtggcattatttataacagctgAAAggtgaaacaacccaaatggaaaaacaaagtgcTGTACAGCCATACGgaggattattactcagccatgaaaaggaaggaagtactGATACACACTCTAACACAAATGAATCCTGAGAACATCTTGCTAATCTtttagccagtcacaaaaggccacatatacgaaatgtccagaacagggaaatccatagagacagaaagtaaaacagttgttgccaggagctggagggagggaagaacgGAGAGCAGTGGAGCTAATGAGCCAGAGGCTTCTTTTCTGGCAtaatgaaaatgtcctaaaattagaGAAtagtggttgcacaactctgcgaatatactaaaaaccaatgaAATGTGCATTTTAGAAGAGTAAATTGTATGGAATGTGAATAGAgaagctgttattttaaaaaagaagaaataaaaaggaaaaaaagcccaAAAAAGTCTGAGGTTCTAAAGCACAATTTTCTTGATAAAGCAGTCAAGAAGCCTAGGAAGGAGAACACCCCCAACTTAATGATAATCACCATTCAATTCACCAAACGTTTCTTTGAAATGAACTGACAATGTTGTGAAAGGGAAAATATAGTTCTCACACCTATTAACAGAATATCTTCCTTAAGACTTACTTTTATATGTTGTGATCTTTGGGCAGCATCCATTGGGTGGAGGACCTGCAGCCCACACATATCACACGAGTCTCCGTGGAGATACACACAGTTCTCCCCATATCGGCACTCTCCCACCGCAGCATAGGGGCAGAGCTGCTTCTTTGTTTCCACTGCAGTTTGCTCCTTCTCTGATTCTTCCTTGGTCACTGAGCCCTGCAGGGGTGCTTCAGTGGAGGAAGGGGCAGCTGAAAACGTTTAAGAGTGTGGTAAAGGTCCAAAACGGATAAGGCAGATACATGAACTATAAATAAGGTAACTGAGAaactaactgaaaagaaaaaaaaaaaatgaaaagaacttcaGTTAAACTCCAAAGCAGTCTATTGAACTAATTCCCTTActcttgaaaaaatgaatttcttcTGATACTGACATTTCCAAGATTAgccctgttttaaaattttttttaaaaacctttttacgTATTTCTTGTGCAACTGTACTGATTAAAGTAGAGatgcttgggacttccccggtggcactgtggttaagaaatccgcctgccaatgcaggggacacaggttcaatccctagtccgggaagatcccacatgctgcggagcaactaagtgcgtgtgccacaactactgagtctgtgcgttagagcccgtgctccgcaacaagacaagccaccacaatgagaagcccacacaccacaatgaacagtagcccccgtgcgcagcaatgaagacccaatgcagccaaaaatgaaaaatgtttaaaaagaaaaaaaaagggagagcaagaggcttcagtttttcaaaacATTCTAAATTCATTACTATTGGGATTCAAAAAGTTTCTTTCACTCCATCTGTTAAGTCTTAGGTAACCTAATTTAAGAGTATTAAGATTAGACTAAATATGAAGATTGGAAGCAGGAAGCTTGTGAAAACTCAGCTAATTGATGAACTACTCCCTATCCCTCTGacctgtttttattcttcaaaatactCACTACGGCCACAGTAGGGCTGCCCAGGAACAAACTCAATGGCGTTCACCCAGTCTTCTGAACCTGCTCCTACAGTTGAAAAGTTTGAATTTCTTGACTCAGCTTCGCCCATATTCATTTCAACAATCGGTCCAACTACTGATGAGAGACTTGAGGAAGCAGCAAGGGGTGACTTTGCAGTTACATCTGTAGCAGTTGCTTCTTCCTGTTTCAATGGCTTGCTGTGTtcatatcttaaaaataaaataaaacaaaatttaaaaagtcggCAGTCACTGTCTAACCAGAAGCCTCTAGATGGAATATATTCCCTATCCTGTCCTTGGGTTCTTTTCAAACTACTGTGCCTATGAATCACGTGGAAAACTGTTAAAAGGCAGATACCTAATTTCTAAGTCTGGTGCAGCCCGGAGTTTTGCGTGTCTAAGCAGCCCTCACACGTGCCACTGCTGCTGCTCCAGGGAGGGACCAGTGTGAGCAGCAAGGCCATgaaccaggggtcagcaaacttagAGTCAAATACACACAGATTCGGGGCTCTGCAGGTCATATTGCCCATGTTACAACTATTCAACCCTGCAGCTGTGGTTCAAAAGTAGCCatagggggctttcctggtggcgcagtggttaagaatccacctgccaatgcaggggacacgggttcgagccctggtccaggaagatcccacatgccgtggagcaactaagcccgtgcgccacaactactgagcctgcgctctagagcccgtgagccgcaactactg encodes:
- the MKRN1 gene encoding E3 ubiquitin-protein ligase makorin-1 isoform X3 translates to MHGVCKEGDNCRYSHDLSDSPYGVVCKYFQRGYCIYGDRCRYEHSKPLKQEEATATDVTAKSPLAASSSLSSVVGPIVEMNMGEAESRNSNFSTVGAGSEDWVNAIEFVPGQPYCGRTAPSSTEAPLQGSVTKEESEKEQTAVETKKQLCPYAAVGECRYGENCVYLHGDSCDMCGLQVLHPMDAAQRSQHIKSCIEAHEKDMELSFAVQRSKDMVCGICMEVVYEKANPSERRFGILSNCNHTYCLKCIRKWRSAKQFESKIIKSCPECRITSNFVIPSEYWVEEKEEKQKLIQKYKEAMSNKACRYFDEGRGSCPFGGNCFYKHAYPDGRREEPQRQKVGTSSRYRAQRRNHFWELIEEREHGNPFDNDDEEVVTFELGEMLLMLLAAGGDDDLTDSEDEWDLFHDELEDFYDLDL
- the MKRN1 gene encoding E3 ubiquitin-protein ligase makorin-1 isoform X2 translates to MAEAAAPGTTATTSGARAAAAAAASPTPTPTVTSPSLGAGGGGGGSDGSSGGWTKQVTCRYEHSKPLKQEEATATDVTAKSPLAASSSLSSVVGPIVEMNMGEAESRNSNFSTVGAGSEDWVNAIEFVPGQPYCGRTAPSSTEAPLQGSVTKEESEKEQTAVETKKQLCPYAAVGECRYGENCVYLHGDSCDMCGLQVLHPMDAAQRSQHIKSCIEAHEKDMELSFAVQRSKDMVCGICMEVVYEKANPSERRFGILSNCNHTYCLKCIRKWRSAKQFESKIIKSCPECRITSNFVIPSEYWVEEKEEKQKLIQKYKEAMSNKACRYFDEGRGSCPFGGNCFYKHAYPDGRREEPQRQKVGTSSRYRAQRRNHFWELIEEREHGNPFDNDDEEVVTFELGEMLLMLLAAGGDDDLTDSEDEWDLFHDELEDFYDLDL
- the MKRN1 gene encoding E3 ubiquitin-protein ligase makorin-1 isoform X1, translated to MAEAAAPGTTATTSGARAAAAAAASPTPTPTVTSPSLGAGGGGGGSDGSSGGWTKQVTCRYFMHGVCKEGDNCRYSHDLSDSPYGVVCKYFQRGYCIYGDRCRYEHSKPLKQEEATATDVTAKSPLAASSSLSSVVGPIVEMNMGEAESRNSNFSTVGAGSEDWVNAIEFVPGQPYCGRTAPSSTEAPLQGSVTKEESEKEQTAVETKKQLCPYAAVGECRYGENCVYLHGDSCDMCGLQVLHPMDAAQRSQHIKSCIEAHEKDMELSFAVQRSKDMVCGICMEVVYEKANPSERRFGILSNCNHTYCLKCIRKWRSAKQFESKIIKSCPECRITSNFVIPSEYWVEEKEEKQKLIQKYKEAMSNKACRYFDEGRGSCPFGGNCFYKHAYPDGRREEPQRQKVGTSSRYRAQRRNHFWELIEEREHGNPFDNDDEEVVTFELGEMLLMLLAAGGDDDLTDSEDEWDLFHDELEDFYDLDL
- the MKRN1 gene encoding E3 ubiquitin-protein ligase makorin-1 isoform X4, with translation MNMGEAESRNSNFSTVGAGSEDWVNAIEFVPGQPYCGRTAPSSTEAPLQGSVTKEESEKEQTAVETKKQLCPYAAVGECRYGENCVYLHGDSCDMCGLQVLHPMDAAQRSQHIKSCIEAHEKDMELSFAVQRSKDMVCGICMEVVYEKANPSERRFGILSNCNHTYCLKCIRKWRSAKQFESKIIKSCPECRITSNFVIPSEYWVEEKEEKQKLIQKYKEAMSNKACRYFDEGRGSCPFGGNCFYKHAYPDGRREEPQRQKVGTSSRYRAQRRNHFWELIEEREHGNPFDNDDEEVVTFELGEMLLMLLAAGGDDDLTDSEDEWDLFHDELEDFYDLDL